The Methanomethylovorans hollandica DSM 15978 genome includes a region encoding these proteins:
- a CDS encoding energy-coupling factor ABC transporter permease produces the protein MHIFEGFMPSPWWQLWFVFSIPIILFGMYRLNRLVSERREIVPLLAVAGAFIFVLSSLKLPSVTGSSSHPTGTGMAAVLFGPAITSVLGLIVLIYQALFLSHGGISTLGANVASMGILGPFVAYAFYKAAAKVNVNFYLNIFLATAIADWVTYVVTSTQLALAFPAGGVLTVSGFLSSFTAFAAVFATTQVPLAIMEGALTALIMKYVVQVKGDVLVNLKVLTSEAVNKLKGAVG, from the coding sequence ATGCATATATTCGAAGGGTTCATGCCATCACCCTGGTGGCAGTTATGGTTTGTATTCTCCATACCCATAATCTTGTTCGGTATGTATCGGTTGAACAGGCTCGTGAGTGAACGCAGGGAGATAGTGCCTCTGCTTGCAGTGGCCGGAGCTTTCATCTTTGTACTTTCATCCCTTAAGCTTCCCTCGGTCACAGGCAGTTCATCACATCCTACAGGTACTGGCATGGCAGCCGTGCTTTTCGGTCCGGCAATAACATCTGTTCTTGGTCTAATTGTCCTTATATATCAGGCCCTGTTCCTCAGTCATGGAGGAATAAGCACACTGGGAGCAAATGTTGCATCCATGGGTATATTGGGTCCGTTTGTGGCTTATGCATTCTACAAGGCAGCTGCAAAGGTCAATGTGAACTTTTATCTCAACATATTCCTGGCTACTGCAATAGCCGACTGGGTAACTTATGTGGTGACATCCACTCAACTTGCACTGGCTTTCCCCGCAGGTGGTGTTCTTACGGTTTCGGGTTTTCTGTCTTCGTTCACCGCATTTGCAGCGGTGTTCGCCACAACTCAGGTGCCACTTGCCATTATGGAGGGTGCGCTCACGGCCCTTATAATGAAATATGTGGTGCAGGTAAAGGGTGATGTGCTTGTGAACCTAAAGGTTCTCACATCAGAGGCCGTGAATAAGCTTAAGGGGGCTGTGGGATGA
- a CDS encoding phosphopantetheine adenylyltransferase: protein MPRVVVGGTFECLHDGHRELLKKAFELAGNEEVHIGLTSNEMANMRPRKIPDYSIRKEKIIRYIHQITVCQKYTIIELNDPYGKTLEEDYDYIVVSPETYPVALKINKLRAEKNLKDINIVKIDYVLADDQIRISSTRIVLGEIDIHGRLKS from the coding sequence ATGCCCAGGGTAGTAGTTGGTGGAACTTTCGAATGTCTTCATGATGGACATAGGGAGCTTCTAAAGAAAGCCTTTGAACTTGCAGGCAATGAAGAAGTCCATATCGGACTCACATCCAATGAAATGGCGAACATGCGCCCACGCAAGATACCTGATTACAGTATACGGAAAGAAAAGATCATCCGGTACATACACCAAATTACGGTGTGTCAGAAATACACGATCATAGAGCTGAATGATCCTTACGGAAAAACCCTTGAAGAAGATTATGACTACATTGTGGTCTCCCCGGAAACATATCCTGTTGCCCTTAAGATCAATAAGCTCAGGGCTGAGAAGAACCTGAAGGATATCAATATCGTGAAAATTGATTACGTTCTCGCCGATGACCAGATACGCATCTCCTCCACAAGGATAGTGCTCGGAGAAATAGACATCCACGGGCGTCTGAAATCTTGA
- a CDS encoding cobalt-precorrin-7 (C(5))-methyltransferase, with the protein MIIVGVGVGPNMLTQEAIAAIRSAPVIYGSGRSIELVKDFINCEAHIIKNYRELHLLPADAVVLSTGDPMFSGLGKFADENDKVITGVSSIQASCARFHVEMSHLAIITAHGRDPSPAREALIREVGLGKNIFLLPAENFGSKEVADLLREMGVEAKICLYENIGYPEERAVVGSVQNPPLAESDMYCLLVVQR; encoded by the coding sequence ATGATCATCGTAGGTGTAGGCGTTGGTCCCAATATGCTGACCCAGGAAGCCATTGCAGCTATCCGTAGTGCTCCTGTGATATATGGTTCAGGCAGGTCCATCGAGCTTGTGAAGGACTTCATCAACTGTGAAGCTCACATCATCAAGAACTACAGGGAACTCCATCTGTTGCCTGCTGATGCTGTAGTGCTTTCCACGGGCGATCCCATGTTCTCAGGACTTGGAAAGTTCGCCGATGAAAATGACAAAGTGATCACAGGAGTTTCCTCAATCCAGGCTTCATGCGCCCGTTTTCATGTAGAGATGTCTCATCTTGCCATTATCACTGCACACGGACGTGATCCATCGCCTGCCAGGGAAGCTCTCATAAGAGAGGTCGGTTTGGGAAAGAACATATTCCTGTTACCCGCAGAGAACTTCGGTTCTAAGGAAGTGGCTGATCTGTTGCGGGAAATGGGTGTTGAGGCAAAGATCTGCCTTTATGAGAACATCGGCTATCCTGAAGAAAGGGCAGTGGTTGGTTCAGTACAAAATCCGCCTCTTGCGGAGTCTGACATGTACTGTCTCCTAGTGGTGCAGCGCTAA
- a CDS encoding TIM barrel protein, with protein MKHKELLFGTAGAPYSSAKGTTVKGIRRVKELGLGCMEIEFVRGVKMGANSAMDVQRTATSQNVALSVHAPYYINLNSSEPEKIDASIKRIYDSAFIGSICGARSIVFHPAYYQKDKPEDVFSRVLGKLQELTTRIAEESIDTVLRPETTGKPTQFGSLDETLSMCSQLEKVLPCIDFAHLHARSNGKENSYEEFTNVLEKVENMLGREALENMHVHISGIEYGPKGEKNHLKLDESDLRYMELLQAFKDFRAKGLVISESPDNEGDALLLKRTYEGI; from the coding sequence ATGAAACATAAGGAATTGCTTTTTGGAACAGCCGGTGCCCCTTATTCTTCAGCTAAAGGCACCACTGTGAAAGGTATCCGTAGAGTAAAGGAACTGGGTCTTGGCTGCATGGAAATAGAGTTCGTGCGGGGAGTGAAGATGGGGGCGAATTCTGCAATGGATGTGCAGAGAACAGCCACATCTCAGAATGTAGCCCTTAGCGTGCATGCACCTTATTATATCAATCTGAATTCATCAGAACCCGAAAAGATAGATGCAAGTATCAAGAGGATATATGACTCTGCGTTCATTGGCTCCATTTGCGGAGCTCGCTCCATAGTATTTCATCCTGCCTACTACCAGAAAGATAAGCCTGAAGACGTTTTTTCAAGAGTTTTGGGAAAACTGCAGGAACTCACAACCAGAATAGCTGAAGAGAGTATTGATACGGTACTCAGGCCCGAGACCACAGGCAAGCCCACACAGTTCGGCAGCCTTGATGAAACCCTCAGCATGTGCAGCCAGCTGGAAAAAGTGCTTCCATGCATCGATTTTGCGCATCTGCACGCAAGAAGTAACGGGAAAGAGAATTCATACGAAGAATTCACTAATGTACTTGAAAAGGTCGAAAACATGCTTGGAAGGGAAGCTCTCGAAAACATGCATGTACATATTTCAGGCATTGAATATGGACCAAAGGGAGAAAAGAACCATCTGAAACTGGATGAATCAGATCTCAGGTACATGGAACTGCTGCAGGCTTTCAAGGACTTCCGGGCAAAGGGTCTTGTAATATCCGAAAGCCCGGATAATGAAGGAGATGCTCTACTCCTCAAAAGAACTTATGAGGGTATTTAG
- a CDS encoding energy-coupling factor ABC transporter substrate-binding protein, which yields MKLEYIVGAIVILFVAQFLYALAANPGSEFGGADGAAEDLISDIDPDYEAWDPGFPKFEPPGGETESLLFALQAAIGSLVIGYFFGYYRGKNQSGQ from the coding sequence ATGAAATTAGAGTACATCGTGGGAGCTATAGTAATACTCTTCGTGGCCCAATTCTTATATGCACTTGCAGCTAATCCTGGGTCGGAATTCGGGGGCGCAGATGGTGCAGCAGAGGATCTCATCTCAGATATTGACCCTGATTATGAAGCCTGGGACCCGGGTTTCCCGAAGTTCGAGCCACCAGGTGGGGAAACTGAAAGTCTGCTCTTTGCCCTCCAGGCAGCTATCGGTTCCTTAGTTATTGGTTACTTCTTTGGGTACTACAGAGGAAAGAACCAGTCAGGTCAATAA
- the mutL gene encoding DNA mismatch repair endonuclease MutL, translating into MVDDACDVDSNRIHLLDDDTISKIAAGEVIERPASAVKELLDNSIDAGATEIKVEIEGSGVKRIAVRDNGHGMSHMDASMAFKKHATSKLTSIDDLELVRTLGFRGEALSSMAAVAKVILITRRGWDVAGTKVMVDSNGVESVSEVGAPTGTTVEVADLFHSTPARRKYLKSSRTELAHITEFVTNYAIAHPDISFTLLNEGKVVLRSPATNNMFDNIVHIHGAEVARLLVSVVWENDLVKISGYISKPELSRSGSDLQSFYINGRSITSKAISNAIRLGYYTLLPKGRYPAAFLKLEIDPRIVDVNVHPRKTEVRLSHEKEIMEAVTAAVENALSSNHLVPEIKVKYKPSPVQKVLYEHKSEEETKLQNKAQDKVYLGSRVLEEPTPYHPPPKDTERRLKASARLQSRLESSSREEESAFVADDVKVMGQFGDLYVIAEVEKKLLLIDQHAAHERVMYERVMDSRDMGWQELLNPVTLELNPKERVILEEFIPYLEEVGFSISEFGPDTYVVTTVPTIFGRMESPDVVHDIVSDLLSVGRIKDDTEIYDHVFSTMACRAAIKAGAVCNKEQMADLIRQLKKCKNPYTCPHGRPTMLSFTREELDRMFKRTG; encoded by the coding sequence ATGGTCGATGATGCATGTGATGTGGACAGCAACAGGATACATCTGCTTGACGATGATACGATCAGTAAGATCGCTGCGGGTGAGGTAATAGAAAGACCTGCTTCGGCAGTTAAAGAGTTGCTTGACAATTCCATTGATGCGGGAGCCACCGAGATTAAAGTTGAGATCGAAGGCTCTGGTGTCAAAAGGATCGCTGTCAGGGACAATGGTCACGGTATGAGCCACATGGACGCATCCATGGCTTTCAAGAAACATGCTACCAGTAAGCTTACCAGCATCGATGATCTGGAACTTGTCCGTACACTTGGGTTCAGAGGTGAGGCTCTTTCTTCAATGGCTGCAGTTGCAAAAGTTATCCTTATCACCCGCAGGGGCTGGGATGTAGCTGGTACAAAGGTTATGGTAGACAGCAATGGTGTGGAGTCCGTATCCGAAGTAGGTGCTCCCACAGGTACCACTGTGGAGGTGGCCGATCTGTTCCATAGCACACCTGCCCGGAGGAAGTATCTCAAAAGCAGTCGCACTGAACTTGCCCATATCACTGAGTTCGTTACTAACTATGCTATAGCCCATCCTGATATCTCTTTCACTCTCCTGAACGAAGGTAAGGTTGTTTTACGTTCTCCTGCTACCAATAATATGTTCGACAACATCGTACATATCCACGGAGCAGAGGTTGCCAGATTGCTGGTGTCTGTTGTGTGGGAAAATGACCTTGTGAAGATCTCAGGCTACATCTCCAAACCTGAACTCAGTCGCAGTGGTTCGGACCTGCAATCCTTCTATATCAACGGGCGCAGCATCACCTCAAAGGCTATAAGTAACGCCATAAGGCTTGGTTACTACACCCTTCTTCCCAAGGGCAGGTACCCGGCAGCTTTTCTGAAGCTTGAGATAGACCCCCGAATAGTGGATGTGAACGTGCATCCGCGTAAAACCGAAGTGAGGCTCAGCCATGAAAAAGAGATCATGGAAGCTGTTACTGCTGCTGTGGAGAACGCTCTAAGTTCTAATCATCTTGTTCCTGAGATCAAAGTTAAGTATAAGCCTTCTCCTGTCCAGAAAGTCTTGTACGAACATAAAAGTGAAGAAGAAACTAAATTGCAAAATAAGGCTCAGGATAAGGTGTATTTGGGATCTCGTGTTCTTGAAGAGCCAACTCCTTATCATCCTCCTCCAAAGGACACTGAAAGGAGGCTCAAAGCAAGTGCACGCCTCCAGTCCAGGCTGGAATCCTCTTCCCGGGAAGAAGAAAGTGCTTTCGTTGCAGATGACGTGAAGGTAATGGGTCAGTTTGGAGATCTGTATGTAATTGCAGAGGTGGAGAAAAAACTGCTGCTGATAGACCAGCATGCTGCTCATGAGCGTGTCATGTATGAACGTGTGATGGATTCCAGGGATATGGGATGGCAGGAGCTTCTGAACCCCGTGACACTGGAACTTAATCCGAAGGAGCGTGTCATTCTGGAGGAGTTCATTCCGTATCTGGAAGAGGTGGGTTTCAGCATCTCCGAGTTTGGTCCTGATACCTATGTAGTTACTACTGTGCCTACGATATTTGGCAGGATGGAAAGCCCTGATGTGGTACATGACATAGTATCTGACCTGCTATCTGTTGGCAGGATAAAGGACGATACCGAGATATATGACCATGTTTTTAGTACTATGGCGTGCAGAGCTGCCATAAAGGCGGGTGCTGTGTGCAATAAGGAGCAGATGGCTGATCTCATCCGCCAGCTTAAGAAATGCAAGAATCCATACACATGCCCTCATGGCCGTCCGACCATGTTATCTTTTACAAGGGAGGAACTTGACCGCATGTTCAAAAGAACAGGATGA
- the radA gene encoding DNA repair and recombination protein RadA, with the protein MSETLLEDLDHVGPATAQKLIDAGFSTVEAIAVSSPAELATAADIGESTAAKIILAARKAADIGGFETGDVVMERRKLVGKLSTGCKEFNDIMGGGIDSQAITEVYGEFGSGKTQLGHQLAVNVQLPQEKGGLNGSVIMIDTENTFRPERIKQMVDGLSELYGEDYDYEEFLKHIHVARAYNSNHQILLVDAASELANQLKDSDKPVRLLIVDSLTAHFRAEYIGRGTLADRQQKLNKHLHDIQRFGDLNNAVVLVTNQVMSKPDAFFGDPTKPIGGHILGHTSTFRLYMRKSKGDKRIVKLVDAPNLPDAEAVISVTTAGLRDP; encoded by the coding sequence ATGTCAGAAACACTACTTGAGGATCTGGACCATGTAGGTCCCGCAACAGCCCAAAAACTCATAGACGCAGGTTTTTCAACAGTAGAAGCCATTGCTGTATCTTCTCCTGCAGAACTCGCAACAGCAGCTGATATAGGTGAGTCTACAGCAGCCAAGATCATCCTGGCAGCCCGTAAAGCTGCTGACATTGGTGGTTTTGAAACAGGTGATGTGGTAATGGAACGCAGGAAACTGGTAGGTAAGCTCTCTACGGGCTGCAAGGAGTTCAATGATATCATGGGAGGCGGGATAGATTCTCAGGCCATAACTGAAGTCTATGGTGAGTTCGGTTCAGGCAAGACCCAGCTTGGTCATCAGTTAGCCGTCAATGTGCAGTTGCCGCAGGAAAAAGGCGGATTGAATGGCTCTGTGATAATGATCGATACTGAGAACACCTTCAGACCAGAAAGGATCAAGCAGATGGTAGATGGCCTTTCAGAGCTATACGGTGAGGACTATGATTATGAGGAGTTCCTCAAACATATACATGTGGCAAGGGCGTACAACTCGAACCATCAGATCCTGCTCGTGGATGCAGCATCTGAGCTTGCAAACCAGCTCAAGGATTCTGACAAACCGGTAAGACTGCTCATAGTTGACTCCTTGACCGCACATTTCAGAGCAGAGTATATCGGCAGGGGAACCCTTGCCGACAGGCAGCAAAAGCTCAATAAACATCTCCACGACATCCAGCGATTCGGTGATCTCAACAATGCTGTAGTACTGGTGACAAATCAGGTCATGTCAAAACCGGATGCTTTCTTTGGCGATCCTACAAAACCCATAGGGGGGCACATACTCGGCCATACTTCCACATTCAGGCTCTATATGCGCAAATCCAAGGGCGACAAAAGGATAGTCAAGCTTGTCGATGCTCCGAACCTTCCGGATGCTGAAGCAGTTATTTCGGTTACCACCGCTGGCCTGCGTGATCCCTGA
- a CDS encoding energy-coupling factor ABC transporter ATP-binding protein, with translation MTILETRDLVYSYPDGTIALDNVSVRIDMGKKIAFVGRNGSGKSTLFLTLNGTLVPKTGDVLFHGEPVKYDAKSLRELRKNVGIVFQNSDDQLFAPSIYQDVAFGPTNLGYSKEKVTSVVQSTLDYVGLNPLKKKPPHHLSGGQKKRVAIAGIVAMEPEVIILDEPLSNLDPVGADEVMDLLNELNYFGKTIIISTHDVDLAYRWADYVFIMTNQQMIGEGIPEDIFRNEELLQRAYLRKPQILEVYEELRRRSLVKTNGCPKDIPGLVRILKEPELMWVKVSPDVKAGDYINLGLLHGEFALNYPMEAVNGKVLHIHEDCMAIVELSRRYVRAGSIMIYDTDHHDTDFLQLFIANGDVDTVGAMGKRSKLIAERDNIRLDITSGVIDRSILNALCGQRCLIITHGGMIYHAFERISHYIEESGINIHVDIINENGDISSLATACTGQVSCSRSTEEHRV, from the coding sequence ATGACAATCCTGGAAACCAGAGATCTTGTATACAGTTATCCGGACGGCACAATTGCCCTTGATAATGTAAGCGTCAGGATAGATATGGGTAAAAAAATAGCTTTTGTAGGCCGCAATGGTTCCGGGAAATCCACGCTGTTCCTGACCCTTAACGGCACCCTGGTCCCGAAGACAGGGGATGTGCTCTTCCATGGTGAACCTGTGAAGTATGATGCAAAGTCCCTGCGCGAACTGCGCAAGAACGTAGGCATTGTATTCCAGAATTCGGATGATCAGCTTTTTGCACCCAGCATTTACCAGGACGTGGCCTTTGGTCCAACGAACCTGGGTTATTCAAAGGAAAAAGTAACCTCTGTGGTGCAGAGCACTCTTGATTATGTGGGACTTAACCCGCTCAAGAAAAAACCTCCGCATCACTTAAGCGGCGGCCAGAAGAAGAGAGTTGCCATTGCAGGTATCGTTGCCATGGAACCGGAGGTTATCATCCTTGATGAGCCGCTGTCAAATCTTGATCCGGTGGGTGCGGATGAGGTAATGGACCTACTGAATGAACTTAACTACTTCGGCAAAACAATAATCATCTCTACTCATGATGTGGACCTGGCTTACAGGTGGGCGGATTATGTGTTCATCATGACCAATCAGCAGATGATCGGTGAAGGGATACCTGAGGACATTTTCAGAAATGAGGAGCTGCTCCAGAGGGCATATCTGAGAAAGCCCCAGATACTTGAGGTGTATGAGGAGCTGCGCAGGCGCAGTCTCGTCAAGACTAATGGCTGTCCCAAGGATATACCCGGCCTGGTAAGGATACTGAAAGAGCCTGAACTCATGTGGGTTAAAGTGTCTCCAGATGTCAAAGCAGGAGATTATATTAATCTGGGTCTGCTTCACGGTGAGTTCGCATTGAACTATCCTATGGAGGCAGTCAACGGGAAAGTGCTGCATATACACGAGGACTGCATGGCAATAGTGGAACTCAGCAGACGTTATGTGCGCGCAGGCTCCATCATGATCTATGATACCGATCATCACGATACTGATTTCCTGCAGTTGTTCATTGCCAACGGTGATGTGGATACAGTCGGAGCCATGGGCAAAAGGAGCAAACTCATAGCCGAGAGGGACAACATACGCCTCGACATTACCTCCGGAGTTATAGACCGCTCTATACTCAATGCCCTGTGCGGACAGAGGTGTCTTATAATCACGCATGGCGGAATGATCTACCATGCTTTTGAGCGTATCAGTCATTATATTGAAGAAAGTGGTATCAACATACATGTTGATATCATAAATGAGAATGGGGATATCTCCTCTCTTGCAACGGCCTGCACCGGGCAGGTATCATGCTCTCGATCTACGGAAGAACACCGGGTATGA
- the cbiQ gene encoding cobalt ECF transporter T component CbiQ, whose translation MTSILDDYALNSPLREKNNWLKIAITAFGIVMGVSSNSPVTPFVIALCMGIATIRFSKVPTSFYLKILAAPAGFVLISVVIIAFFSGNGSEVFGFDLWGHRLGVSTGGLNMALVVLARTISGMSCLFFLSLSTPMIELFSVLKATRFPDSFIEIAMMMYRYIFVFMEVAMGIKYAQTVRLGYKDFRTSLRSIGMLATSLFIRAWEQGEKLYVSMNSRCYDGKFMLLEEHRPIKRSEVALTSAYFILVLVVFYSTRNILLI comes from the coding sequence ATGACATCTATCTTGGACGATTACGCCCTTAACAGCCCCCTGCGTGAAAAAAACAACTGGCTCAAGATAGCCATAACGGCTTTCGGCATAGTTATGGGTGTTTCTTCCAATTCTCCTGTCACACCTTTTGTAATAGCTCTATGTATGGGTATTGCAACCATCCGTTTCAGTAAGGTGCCTACAAGTTTCTACTTAAAGATCCTGGCTGCGCCCGCAGGATTCGTGCTGATCAGCGTAGTCATCATTGCTTTCTTTTCAGGTAATGGTAGTGAGGTCTTTGGTTTTGATCTGTGGGGTCATAGGCTTGGGGTCAGTACCGGGGGTCTGAACATGGCTTTAGTGGTGCTTGCACGTACTATCAGCGGTATGTCCTGTCTTTTTTTCCTTTCGCTTTCAACTCCTATGATAGAGCTCTTCTCTGTGCTGAAGGCAACCCGTTTCCCGGATTCCTTCATAGAGATAGCCATGATGATGTATCGCTATATCTTTGTCTTCATGGAGGTGGCCATGGGCATAAAGTATGCCCAAACTGTCAGGTTGGGCTACAAGGATTTCAGGACTTCTCTCAGGTCTATAGGAATGCTGGCTACATCTCTTTTCATAAGGGCATGGGAACAGGGAGAAAAGCTTTATGTTTCCATGAACTCAAGGTGTTATGATGGCAAGTTCATGCTGCTGGAGGAGCACCGTCCGATAAAGAGGTCCGAAGTTGCACTTACCTCCGCATATTTTATCTTAGTCCTCGTAGTTTTCTATTCCACGAGGAACATCCTTCTTATCTGA
- a CDS encoding phosphoglycolate phosphatase: MKFKAIAVDIDGTITFRDRSLDLVAIDSLRSHDVPVVLSTGNILCYAHAAARLIGVGGIVIAENGGIVSPGFDTVPIVSEYMIECQQAFDLLSGKFELTKLDPEHRKTEIVLRRNFDLELARQILYDHGFNVEIIDTHFAIHIKSREVNKGTGLIKVAELMGLKPKDFVAIGDSVNDVEMLEVAGFGIAVGNRDPELRSVADYTATLPYGAGAAEGIAYLRGRSLI; this comes from the coding sequence ATGAAATTCAAGGCCATTGCAGTTGATATTGACGGTACCATCACTTTCAGGGACAGAAGCCTTGATTTGGTGGCAATTGATAGTTTACGCTCCCATGATGTACCTGTGGTGCTTTCCACAGGCAATATTCTTTGTTATGCACATGCGGCTGCAAGGCTCATAGGGGTGGGTGGAATAGTTATAGCCGAAAATGGAGGGATAGTTTCTCCTGGTTTTGATACGGTACCAATAGTATCCGAATATATGATAGAATGTCAACAGGCTTTTGATCTGCTCTCTGGTAAGTTTGAGCTAACTAAACTGGACCCTGAACATCGCAAGACAGAGATAGTGCTCAGGAGAAACTTCGATCTGGAACTTGCCAGGCAGATATTGTATGATCATGGCTTTAACGTAGAGATCATTGACACACATTTTGCCATTCATATCAAGAGCAGGGAAGTGAACAAAGGTACTGGCCTCATTAAAGTTGCAGAGCTGATGGGTCTTAAGCCGAAGGATTTTGTCGCCATAGGTGATTCTGTGAATGATGTGGAAATGCTTGAAGTGGCAGGTTTCGGCATAGCTGTAGGCAACAGGGATCCGGAATTACGGTCAGTTGCCGATTACACTGCTACATTGCCTTATGGGGCCGGAGCCGCCGAAGGTATTGCCTATCTTCGCGGGCGCAGCCTCATCTAA
- a CDS encoding cobalt-precorrin-5B (C(1))-methyltransferase: MIDPVNKSKIPEEWVARSNVPRDELIKGIESGRLVLLSDGSVLRRGYTTGTTATFAAKAAVLSLRKPVSHLSVPTPVGLRAEMDVQAVNGHAVAVKVYNDHESDITRGLEFVADAREVEGIVIRAGEGIGIVTRNGLESKKGYPAINPRPMEQIKAAIAEAVEELGLQGAEVTLSLPRGAEVAKQTLNSRIGVEGGISILGTTGFVEPWNDHLGEMKEDLIRSADKVVLTTGRIGIRYSTMLFPGYTVVLAGSRISDAVAAAKGDVIICGLPGLVLKWGDPNMLADSGYATVVEMLELDPDNERLKKAFDMAVEKAHGARVVVVDRDGTVLMDSGEKA; this comes from the coding sequence ATGATAGATCCGGTGAATAAATCCAAGATCCCAGAAGAGTGGGTTGCGCGTTCCAATGTGCCCAGGGACGAGCTCATAAAAGGCATTGAAAGTGGAAGACTTGTTCTCTTAAGCGATGGCTCTGTACTCAGGAGGGGTTATACCACCGGGACAACAGCAACATTCGCAGCTAAAGCTGCAGTGCTCTCTTTACGTAAACCTGTCTCTCATTTATCTGTGCCCACCCCGGTGGGATTGAGGGCTGAGATGGATGTGCAGGCTGTAAATGGTCATGCAGTTGCTGTAAAGGTATATAACGATCATGAATCCGATATCACCCGTGGGCTTGAATTCGTGGCGGATGCCAGAGAGGTTGAAGGTATCGTTATTCGGGCAGGCGAGGGTATAGGTATCGTAACAAGGAACGGCCTGGAGTCAAAGAAAGGGTATCCTGCCATCAATCCCAGGCCCATGGAACAGATAAAGGCAGCTATTGCTGAAGCCGTTGAAGAGCTTGGCCTGCAGGGTGCTGAGGTAACTTTATCTCTCCCTCGCGGTGCTGAGGTTGCCAAGCAGACCCTGAACAGCCGCATTGGTGTGGAAGGGGGAATATCCATCCTGGGCACTACGGGTTTCGTGGAACCCTGGAATGATCATCTGGGCGAGATGAAAGAGGATCTTATACGCAGCGCTGACAAGGTAGTGCTCACGACCGGCAGAATAGGCATACGCTATTCTACCATGCTGTTCCCTGGATATACGGTGGTGCTTGCAGGCAGCCGCATATCCGATGCTGTAGCGGCTGCAAAGGGTGATGTTATTATTTGCGGACTACCCGGTCTTGTGCTCAAGTGGGGGGACCCGAATATGCTCGCAGACAGCGGGTATGCCACGGTGGTGGAGATGCTGGAACTGGACCCTGATAACGAAAGGCTTAAAAAAGCTTTTGATATGGCAGTGGAAAAAGCTCATGGTGCAAGAGTCGTGGTCGTCGACAGGGATGGCACTGTGCTCATGGACAGCGGGGAAAAGGCATGA